In one window of Streptomyces roseofulvus DNA:
- a CDS encoding ROK family protein has protein sequence MIRRTSQDIRRLNRFEVLRRVYAGPGAMSRQDIAAATGLSFATVANLTAELLEAGVLVEAGHEESGGGRPRARLAVNAERGALIGVDIAETSVHAELFDLALTVRHSVERPLPPGDVRPADVVDTLAGAVEELLVASGTDRSRVLGAGVSVPGMVEREGGVSSFSPYWSWHEVPLRALLDERLGLPLWLDNPLRASTVAEMWFGAGREVDDLVVLTLRAGVGAGIAVGGQLYRGFTNSAGEWGHTCLALDGRPCTCGNRGCVEAYVSLRGIAQTWRELAPEDGRASGPDDAATVAALARAADSGEPAALAVVDRTARYLGAAVANLVNLVNPQVVVVGNQVVDLLGERLLPAVYEAVGRHALALPHRAATLRRSAVPHNPVTRGAATFALEGFLDDREVFGPVSRMRKAAKGGGSSSA, from the coding sequence ATGATCAGGCGCACCTCGCAGGACATTCGCCGCCTCAACCGCTTCGAGGTGCTGCGCCGGGTCTACGCGGGCCCGGGCGCGATGAGCCGGCAGGACATCGCCGCGGCGACGGGGCTCTCCTTCGCCACGGTCGCCAATCTGACCGCGGAGCTCCTGGAGGCCGGCGTCCTCGTCGAGGCCGGCCACGAGGAGTCGGGCGGCGGCCGGCCGCGCGCGCGGCTCGCCGTGAACGCCGAGCGGGGGGCGCTGATCGGCGTCGACATCGCCGAGACCTCCGTCCACGCGGAGCTGTTCGACCTCGCCCTGACGGTCCGGCACTCCGTCGAGCGGCCTCTGCCGCCGGGGGACGTACGGCCCGCGGATGTGGTCGACACCCTCGCCGGGGCCGTGGAGGAGCTGCTCGTCGCCTCCGGGACCGACCGGTCGCGGGTCCTCGGCGCGGGGGTCAGCGTGCCCGGCATGGTCGAGCGCGAGGGCGGGGTGTCGTCGTTCTCGCCGTACTGGTCCTGGCACGAGGTACCGCTGCGCGCGCTGCTCGACGAGCGGCTCGGGCTGCCGCTGTGGCTGGACAACCCGCTGCGGGCCAGCACGGTCGCGGAGATGTGGTTCGGCGCGGGCCGCGAGGTGGACGACCTGGTGGTGCTGACGCTGCGGGCCGGCGTCGGCGCGGGCATCGCGGTCGGCGGGCAGCTGTACCGGGGCTTCACCAACAGCGCCGGCGAGTGGGGCCACACCTGCCTCGCCCTCGACGGACGGCCCTGCACCTGCGGCAACCGGGGCTGTGTGGAGGCGTACGTGTCGCTGCGCGGGATCGCCCAGACCTGGCGCGAACTCGCCCCGGAGGACGGGCGGGCGAGCGGCCCGGACGACGCGGCGACGGTCGCGGCGCTGGCCCGCGCGGCGGACTCCGGGGAGCCGGCGGCCCTCGCGGTCGTGGACCGCACCGCGCGCTATCTCGGCGCCGCCGTCGCCAACCTCGTGAACCTCGTCAACCCGCAGGTCGTCGTGGTCGGCAACCAGGTCGTGGACCTGCTCGGGGAGCGGCTGCTGCCGGCGGTGTACGAGGCGGTCGGCCGGCACGCGCTGGCCCTGCCGCACCGGGCGGCGACCCTCCGGCGCAGCGCCGTCCCGCACAACCCGGTGACGCGGGGCGCGGCGACCTTCGCCCTGGAGGGCTTCCTCGACGACCGGGAGGTCTTCGGCCCGGTCAGCCGCATGCGGAAGGCCGCGAAGGGCGGCGGATCCTCCAGTGCCTGA
- a CDS encoding arabinogalactan endo-1,4-beta-galactosidase, with the protein MRTIRGRFRLRSAVLATALGAGLLLGPLPAQQAVAAATLTNTGFEADGTGTATPSGWSTYSAAGQNAASFTEAGGRSGGYRLSHWSSAAYKVETYQYLSGLTDGTYTLSAWVRSGGGQNSAYLALRNCGSAEQRTDLPVSTSSWIRIVTSVKVVGGSCTISINSDAKAGNWINVDDLAFTSGSTGLTVKGVDLSGLKKNEDFGATYKNASGTTGDPVALLRGAGANYGRLKVWVNPADGYNDKARVLATARRIKAQGMKLLVDFHYSDIWADPGAQTKPAAWAGHSYTQLRTDVYNHTYDVLNALKAQGTTADMVQIGNEINTGMLWPEGSTSNWTQLAGLLDSGISAAKAVSSTTQIALHLANGGDNALYRTWFDNAKAQGVSYDVIALSFYGYWHGALSSLQANLDDISARYGKKVMVAETAYPFRLDSKDAHENIIDLSSELVAGYPASPAGQSAWLRDVMNVVEAVPGGRGLGVVYWEPAWTAVTGNGWDPTDPSSGNAWENQALFDYDSRLLPAANWFAHR; encoded by the coding sequence ATGCGTACCATCCGAGGCCGTTTCCGGCTTCGCTCCGCCGTTCTCGCCACCGCGCTCGGCGCGGGGCTTCTGCTCGGGCCGCTGCCCGCTCAGCAGGCCGTGGCCGCCGCCACGCTCACCAACACCGGGTTCGAGGCCGACGGGACCGGCACGGCGACGCCGTCGGGCTGGTCCACCTACTCGGCCGCCGGGCAGAACGCGGCCTCGTTCACCGAGGCCGGCGGCCGCAGCGGCGGCTACCGGCTGTCGCACTGGTCATCGGCGGCCTACAAGGTCGAGACGTACCAGTACCTCAGCGGGCTCACCGACGGCACGTACACGCTGAGCGCCTGGGTGCGCTCCGGCGGCGGCCAGAACTCCGCGTATCTCGCCCTGCGCAACTGCGGCTCGGCCGAGCAGCGCACCGACCTGCCGGTGTCGACCAGTTCCTGGATACGGATCGTGACGTCCGTCAAGGTCGTCGGCGGCAGCTGCACGATCAGCATCAACTCGGATGCCAAGGCGGGCAACTGGATCAACGTCGATGACCTCGCCTTCACCTCCGGCTCGACCGGCCTCACGGTGAAGGGCGTGGACCTCTCCGGGCTCAAGAAGAACGAGGACTTCGGCGCCACGTACAAGAACGCGTCGGGCACGACCGGCGATCCGGTCGCGCTGCTCAGGGGCGCGGGCGCCAACTACGGCCGGCTGAAGGTGTGGGTGAACCCGGCCGACGGCTACAACGACAAGGCCCGGGTCCTCGCCACGGCCCGGCGCATCAAGGCCCAGGGCATGAAACTGCTGGTGGACTTCCACTACTCGGACATCTGGGCCGACCCGGGCGCCCAGACCAAGCCGGCCGCGTGGGCGGGGCACTCGTACACGCAACTGAGGACGGACGTGTACAACCACACGTACGACGTCCTCAACGCGCTGAAGGCACAGGGCACCACGGCCGACATGGTGCAGATCGGCAACGAGATCAACACCGGCATGCTGTGGCCGGAGGGCTCGACGAGCAACTGGACGCAGCTCGCGGGGCTGCTCGACTCCGGCATCTCGGCGGCGAAGGCGGTGTCGTCCACCACGCAGATCGCCCTGCACCTGGCGAACGGCGGCGACAACGCGCTGTACCGCACGTGGTTCGACAACGCGAAGGCGCAGGGCGTGAGTTACGACGTGATCGCGCTGTCGTTCTACGGCTACTGGCACGGTGCGCTGTCGTCGCTCCAGGCCAACCTGGACGACATCTCGGCCCGTTACGGCAAGAAGGTGATGGTCGCGGAGACGGCGTACCCCTTCCGTCTCGACAGCAAGGACGCGCACGAGAACATCATCGACCTGTCCTCGGAGCTGGTCGCGGGCTATCCGGCCTCCCCGGCGGGCCAGTCGGCGTGGCTGCGTGACGTGATGAACGTGGTGGAGGCCGTCCCGGGCGGCCGCGGCCTCGGCGTCGTCTACTGGGAGCCGGCCTGGACCGCGGTCACCGGCAACGGCTGGGACCCCACCGACCCGTCGTCGGGCAACGCCTGGGAGAACCAGGCGCTGTTCGACTACGACAGCAGGCTGCTGCCGGCGGCGAACTGGTTCGCCCACCGGTAG
- a CDS encoding SDR family oxidoreductase has product MNRFSGQTAVVTGAASGIGAASAARLAREGAAVVVADIAAHAGETVAARIRAEGGRAAYVHCDVSSEADWAALRDETHDRFGPVSILHSNAFTHTPAAAHELPLDSWDRELAVNLRALYLAARTFLDDLRAEGGSLVATSSVHADFGLPGYPAYAASKGGMCALIRQFAVEYGPDVRFNSVLPGPILTDVWNDVDEEGRRLSADATALARLGRPEEVASAVAFLASADAAYITGTNLVVDGGWTVKKDSK; this is encoded by the coding sequence ATGAACCGTTTCTCCGGGCAGACCGCCGTCGTCACCGGCGCCGCCTCCGGAATCGGCGCGGCCAGCGCCGCCCGGCTCGCCCGCGAAGGCGCCGCCGTCGTCGTCGCCGACATCGCGGCCCACGCCGGCGAGACCGTCGCCGCCCGCATCCGCGCGGAGGGCGGCCGCGCCGCCTACGTCCACTGCGACGTCTCCTCCGAGGCCGACTGGGCCGCCCTGCGCGACGAGACCCACGACCGCTTCGGCCCCGTCTCCATCCTCCACAGCAATGCCTTCACCCACACCCCGGCCGCCGCCCACGAACTCCCCCTCGACTCCTGGGACCGCGAGCTCGCCGTCAACCTGCGCGCCCTCTACCTCGCGGCCCGCACCTTCCTCGACGACCTGCGCGCCGAGGGCGGCAGCCTGGTCGCCACCTCCAGCGTCCACGCCGACTTCGGCCTCCCCGGCTACCCCGCCTACGCGGCCTCCAAGGGCGGCATGTGCGCCCTGATCCGCCAGTTCGCCGTCGAGTACGGCCCCGACGTGCGCTTCAACTCCGTGCTGCCCGGCCCGATCCTCACCGACGTCTGGAACGACGTCGACGAGGAGGGCCGCCGGCTCTCCGCCGACGCCACCGCCCTCGCCCGCCTCGGCCGCCCCGAGGAGGTCGCCTCCGCCGTCGCCTTCCTCGCCTCCGCCGACGCCGCCTACATCACCGGCACCAACCTCGTCGTGGACGGCGGCTGGACCGTCAAGAAGGACTCCAAGTGA
- a CDS encoding SMP-30/gluconolactonase/LRE family protein, whose protein sequence is MLQLSAVPCAPAPGRLPEGPVWDTARQELLWVDITEGLVHRAALTREDGRTDLVPTAALRFDSPVGAAVPCASGALLAATGTAFVRLEHGRPPAEAVVLAAPALPDDGVPRRMNDASVDPAGRLLGGTMAFDERPGAGALYRLDAGRLTPLVEPVTISNGLGWSPDGTLLYYADSPTRRVDVFDYDPATGALSGRRPFAVLDSGYPDGLTVDAEGNVWVAVWGGAEVLAFTPGGVPHARVPLPVSHVTSCAFAGPDLDVLVITTATHGLPEERRRAEPDAGRLFVCRPGVTGLPATPYADR, encoded by the coding sequence ATGCTCCAGCTCAGCGCCGTGCCCTGCGCCCCCGCGCCCGGCCGCCTGCCCGAAGGCCCCGTCTGGGACACCGCCCGGCAGGAACTCCTCTGGGTGGACATCACCGAGGGACTGGTCCACCGCGCCGCCCTCACCCGCGAGGACGGCCGCACCGACCTGGTGCCGACCGCCGCCCTCCGCTTCGACAGCCCCGTGGGCGCGGCCGTCCCCTGCGCCTCCGGGGCCCTCCTCGCCGCCACCGGCACCGCCTTCGTCCGCCTGGAGCACGGCCGGCCGCCGGCCGAGGCGGTCGTGCTCGCCGCGCCCGCCCTCCCCGACGACGGCGTCCCGCGCCGCATGAACGACGCCTCCGTCGACCCCGCGGGCCGCCTCCTCGGCGGCACCATGGCCTTCGACGAACGGCCCGGCGCCGGCGCCCTCTACCGCCTCGACGCCGGCCGGCTCACCCCCCTCGTCGAGCCCGTCACCATCTCCAACGGGCTCGGCTGGAGCCCCGACGGCACCCTCCTCTACTACGCCGACAGCCCCACCCGCCGCGTCGACGTCTTCGACTACGACCCCGCCACCGGCGCCCTGTCCGGCCGCCGCCCCTTCGCGGTCCTCGACAGCGGCTACCCCGACGGCCTCACCGTCGACGCCGAGGGCAACGTCTGGGTCGCCGTCTGGGGCGGCGCCGAAGTCCTCGCCTTCACCCCCGGAGGCGTCCCGCACGCGCGCGTGCCCCTGCCCGTCTCCCACGTCACCAGCTGCGCCTTCGCGGGACCCGACCTCGACGTCCTCGTCATCACCACCGCCACCCACGGCCTCCCCGAGGAGCGCCGCCGCGCCGAACCCGACGCCGGCCGCCTCTTCGTCTGCCGCCCGGGCGTCACGGGCCTGCCCGCCACCCCGTACGCCGACCGCTAG
- a CDS encoding sugar kinase, with amino-acid sequence MTHPARARGPVPAPALVTLGEAMAVVAATTPGPFAHGAPLRLGWAGAEATVAVGVSRLGHTAAWTGRVGDDAAGAMILAGLRAEGVDVTGARTDPDAPTGLTLRERRTADRLRVSYYRTGLAGSRLAPADLDEDRISGARVLHVTGITPALSATARAAAEHAVAVARAAGVTVSLDVNHRERLWSRAEAAEVLGRLLPYTDLVFAGPEEAALFVPDGEPEEMARALTRLGPAEAVLKLGAGGALAVTGGACHVRPAVPVSAVDPVGAGDAFVSGYLAALLDGSPVPERLRLAALCGAFAVSVPGDWEGIPHRTELGLLAAQDITR; translated from the coding sequence ATGACGCACCCCGCACGCGCGCGTGGACCCGTCCCCGCACCCGCCCTGGTGACCCTCGGCGAGGCCATGGCCGTCGTCGCCGCCACCACCCCCGGACCGTTCGCCCACGGCGCGCCCCTGCGGCTCGGCTGGGCCGGCGCCGAGGCCACCGTCGCCGTGGGCGTCAGCCGGCTCGGCCACACCGCCGCCTGGACCGGCCGGGTGGGGGACGACGCCGCCGGCGCGATGATCCTCGCCGGGCTGCGCGCCGAGGGCGTCGACGTCACCGGCGCCCGCACCGACCCCGACGCACCCACCGGACTGACGCTCCGCGAGCGCAGGACCGCCGACCGGCTCCGCGTCTCCTACTACCGGACCGGCCTCGCCGGCTCCCGGCTCGCCCCCGCCGACCTCGACGAGGACCGGATCAGCGGCGCCCGGGTCCTCCACGTCACCGGCATCACCCCGGCGCTGAGCGCCACCGCCCGCGCCGCCGCCGAACACGCGGTCGCCGTCGCCCGGGCCGCCGGCGTCACCGTCTCCCTCGACGTCAACCACCGCGAGCGCCTGTGGAGCCGCGCCGAGGCCGCCGAGGTCCTCGGCCGCCTCCTCCCGTACACCGACCTGGTCTTCGCCGGTCCCGAGGAGGCCGCCCTCTTCGTCCCCGACGGCGAACCGGAGGAGATGGCCCGGGCCCTCACCCGGCTCGGCCCCGCCGAGGCCGTCCTCAAGCTCGGCGCCGGCGGCGCCCTCGCGGTCACCGGCGGCGCGTGCCACGTTCGGCCCGCCGTCCCCGTCAGCGCCGTCGACCCCGTCGGCGCGGGCGACGCCTTCGTCTCCGGCTACCTCGCCGCGCTCCTGGACGGCTCCCCGGTCCCCGAACGCCTGCGGCTCGCCGCCCTCTGCGGAGCCTTCGCCGTCTCCGTACCCGGCGACTGGGAGGGCATCCCGCACCGCACCGAACTCGGCCTGCTGGCCGCCCAGGACATCACCCGCTGA
- the dgoD gene encoding galactonate dehydratase, with product MKITSLKTYLVAPRWCFLRIDTDEGVTGWGEPVVEGRAHTVAAAVDELSDYLIGQDPMRIEDHWQVLTKGGFYRGGPVLSSAVAGIDQALWDIKGKALGVPVWELLGGQVRDRVRVYSWIGGDRPDEVASQALARKNEGFTAVKMNASAQLRLIDTPAATQAIVDRVASLREAVGDAFDIAIDFHGRLTLPMARRVLPLLEPYLPFFVEEPVVPEMSDHIGEIVRSTPIPVATGERLYSRWDFKKVLGQGIAVAQPDLSHAGGISETRRIAAMAEAYDVSLAPHCPLGPIALASCLQVGFATPNLLIQEQSLGIHYNTGSDLLDYLVDPSVFRYEDGHVALPTAPGLGIEVDARAVERAAETGHRWRNPAWRRDDGSLAEW from the coding sequence GTGAAGATCACCTCCCTGAAGACCTACCTCGTCGCCCCCCGATGGTGCTTCCTGCGGATCGACACCGACGAGGGCGTCACCGGATGGGGCGAACCCGTCGTCGAGGGCCGCGCCCACACCGTCGCGGCCGCCGTCGACGAACTCTCCGACTACCTGATCGGGCAGGACCCGATGCGGATCGAGGACCACTGGCAGGTCCTCACCAAGGGCGGCTTCTACCGGGGCGGCCCGGTCCTCTCCAGCGCCGTCGCCGGCATCGACCAGGCCCTGTGGGACATCAAGGGCAAGGCCCTCGGCGTCCCCGTCTGGGAACTCCTCGGCGGGCAGGTCCGCGACCGCGTCCGGGTCTACAGCTGGATCGGCGGCGATCGCCCCGACGAGGTGGCGAGCCAGGCCCTGGCCCGCAAGAACGAGGGCTTCACCGCCGTCAAGATGAACGCCTCCGCCCAGCTCCGGCTCATCGACACCCCGGCCGCGACCCAGGCCATCGTCGACCGGGTCGCCTCCCTCCGCGAGGCCGTCGGCGACGCGTTCGACATCGCCATCGACTTCCACGGCCGGCTCACCCTCCCCATGGCCCGCCGGGTCCTGCCGCTCCTGGAGCCGTACCTGCCCTTCTTCGTGGAGGAGCCGGTCGTCCCCGAGATGAGCGACCACATCGGCGAGATCGTCCGCTCCACCCCGATCCCCGTCGCCACCGGCGAACGCCTCTACTCCCGCTGGGACTTCAAGAAGGTCCTCGGCCAGGGCATCGCCGTCGCCCAGCCGGACCTCTCGCACGCCGGCGGCATCTCCGAGACCCGCCGGATCGCCGCCATGGCGGAGGCGTACGACGTCTCCCTCGCCCCGCACTGCCCGCTCGGGCCCATCGCGCTCGCCTCCTGCCTCCAGGTCGGCTTCGCCACCCCGAACCTGCTCATCCAGGAACAGAGCCTCGGCATCCACTACAACACCGGCTCCGACCTCCTCGACTACCTCGTCGACCCCTCGGTCTTCCGGTACGAGGACGGGCACGTCGCCCTGCCCACCGCGCCCGGCCTCGGCATCGAGGTCGACGCGAGGGCCGTGGAACGCGCCGCCGAGACCGGCCACCGCTGGCGCAACCCGGCCTGGCGCCGCGACGACGGCTCGCTCGCGGAGTGGTAG
- a CDS encoding mandelate racemase/muconate lactonizing enzyme family protein encodes MRITGITTHVVGTPWRNLTYVLVHTDEGLTGVGETRMLGHTDALLGYLREAEANHIAGSDPFAVEDLVRRMKYGDFGRAGEIVMSGIAVVETACWDIKGKALGVPVWQLLGGRVTDRVPAYANGWYTTERTPEAYHAAAREVVARGYRALKIDPFGAGRLELDPAASRYAVSLIEAVRDAIGPDTELMVEMHGRFSPATAVRLARELAPFRPAWLEEPVPPENLKALAKVAGKTELPIATGERIHDRIEFRELFESQAADIIQPDVGHIGGILEARKLAATAETHYVTVAPHNVGGSVLTAASLQLAACTPNFKVLEHFNDFADAEIKKVVRGAPEIDPETGCFPVSHAPGLGVELDVDAAAEFPQQRARFDLWSEGWERRRPK; translated from the coding sequence GTGCGCATCACGGGAATCACCACTCATGTCGTCGGCACGCCCTGGCGCAATCTCACCTATGTGCTGGTCCACACCGACGAGGGACTGACGGGCGTCGGCGAGACCCGGATGCTGGGTCACACCGACGCCCTGCTCGGCTATCTGCGCGAGGCGGAGGCGAACCACATCGCGGGCTCGGACCCGTTCGCCGTCGAGGACCTGGTCCGCCGCATGAAGTACGGGGACTTCGGGCGTGCGGGCGAGATCGTCATGTCGGGGATCGCGGTGGTCGAGACGGCCTGCTGGGACATCAAGGGCAAGGCGCTCGGCGTGCCGGTCTGGCAACTCCTCGGCGGACGCGTGACCGACCGGGTGCCGGCGTACGCGAACGGCTGGTACACCACCGAGCGCACCCCGGAGGCGTACCACGCGGCGGCCCGCGAGGTCGTCGCGCGCGGCTACCGGGCCCTGAAGATCGACCCGTTCGGTGCCGGGCGCCTCGAACTCGACCCGGCGGCCTCGCGGTACGCGGTCTCGCTCATCGAGGCGGTCCGGGACGCGATCGGCCCGGACACCGAGCTGATGGTGGAGATGCACGGCCGCTTCTCCCCCGCCACGGCCGTCCGGCTGGCCCGCGAACTCGCCCCGTTCCGGCCCGCGTGGCTGGAGGAGCCGGTGCCGCCGGAGAACCTGAAGGCGCTGGCGAAGGTGGCCGGGAAGACCGAGCTGCCGATCGCCACCGGCGAGCGCATCCACGACCGGATCGAGTTCCGCGAGCTCTTCGAGTCGCAGGCCGCCGACATCATCCAACCCGACGTCGGGCACATCGGCGGCATCCTGGAGGCCCGCAAGCTGGCGGCGACCGCCGAGACCCACTACGTGACGGTCGCCCCGCACAACGTCGGCGGCTCGGTCCTCACCGCCGCCTCCCTCCAACTCGCCGCCTGCACCCCCAACTTCAAGGTGCTGGAGCACTTCAACGACTTCGCCGACGCGGAGATCAAGAAGGTGGTGCGCGGGGCCCCCGAGATCGACCCGGAGACGGGCTGCTTCCCCGTCTCGCACGCCCCCGGCCTCGGCGTCGAGCTGGACGTGGACGCGGCCGCCGAATTCCCCCAGCAGCGCGCCAGGTTCGACCTGTGGTCCGAGGGCTGGGAGCGGAGGCGGCCGAAGTGA
- a CDS encoding bifunctional 4-hydroxy-2-oxoglutarate aldolase/2-dehydro-3-deoxy-phosphogluconate aldolase: protein MTSPYEGLRAALAAAPVIAILRSTSAARFAEVTDTLLATGVRAAEFTLTTPGVLDALREYAADAPPGLALGAGTVTTPAEAQAAVEAGATYLITPATCTDVIAEAVRLDVPVLPGAYTPTEILTAWRAGATLVKLFPAATGGPAYVKAVRAPLPDVPLVPTGGISAADAPAYLAAGATALGIGGPLVGDACEGGSLAALTERAAAFLDGIRLR, encoded by the coding sequence ATGACCAGCCCGTACGAGGGGCTGCGCGCCGCCCTGGCCGCCGCCCCCGTCATCGCGATCCTCCGCTCCACCTCGGCCGCCCGCTTCGCCGAGGTCACCGACACCCTCCTCGCCACCGGCGTCCGCGCCGCCGAGTTCACCCTCACCACCCCCGGTGTGCTCGACGCGCTCCGCGAGTACGCCGCCGACGCCCCGCCCGGACTCGCCCTCGGCGCCGGCACCGTCACCACCCCCGCCGAGGCCCAGGCCGCCGTCGAGGCCGGCGCCACCTACCTCATCACCCCCGCCACCTGCACCGACGTCATCGCCGAGGCCGTCCGCCTCGACGTACCGGTGCTCCCGGGGGCCTACACCCCGACCGAGATCCTCACCGCCTGGCGGGCCGGCGCCACCCTGGTCAAACTCTTCCCCGCAGCCACCGGCGGCCCCGCGTACGTCAAGGCCGTCCGCGCCCCGCTCCCCGACGTGCCGCTCGTCCCCACCGGCGGCATCTCCGCCGCCGACGCCCCCGCCTACCTCGCCGCCGGGGCCACCGCCCTCGGCATCGGCGGCCCGCTCGTCGGCGACGCCTGCGAGGGCGGCTCCCTCGCGGCCCTCACGGAGCGCGCGGCGGCCTTCCTGGACGGGATACGGCTCCGATGA
- a CDS encoding zinc-dependent alcohol dehydrogenase: MTAPHGRAVLVERPGVHRLVERPRPAPGPGEVLVRVFAAGICLSDREVYEGRRAPGYVRYPVVPGHEWSGTVEAVGAGVARDLVGRPCVAEGFRCCGTCERCRSGETSLCTAGYAETGFTEPGAFADRLVVPARLLHLLPERADLRAAALLEPAAVVAAAVRAGRPRPGERTAVVGAGTLGLLATQWLAASSPAALAVIEPRAARAERARDFGATLVLDPANATAAHGEFDLVVETAGAPTTAASACLLARRGGRVVLTGMFAEGATGIDPVHLSLNQLELRSVFGASSAAWADAVRAFATGLLDPAPLVTHEFPLDRFTEALALVGGGDPTVGKVLLRP; this comes from the coding sequence GTGACGGCTCCGCACGGCCGCGCCGTCCTCGTCGAACGGCCCGGCGTGCACCGGCTGGTGGAGCGCCCGCGCCCCGCACCCGGACCGGGCGAGGTCCTGGTGCGGGTCTTCGCCGCCGGGATCTGCCTCAGCGACCGGGAGGTGTACGAGGGCCGCCGGGCGCCCGGCTATGTGCGGTATCCGGTGGTGCCCGGGCACGAGTGGTCCGGCACCGTCGAGGCGGTCGGCGCCGGCGTGGCCCGGGACCTGGTCGGCCGGCCCTGTGTCGCCGAGGGCTTCCGCTGCTGCGGGACGTGCGAGCGGTGCAGGTCCGGCGAGACGAGCCTGTGCACCGCCGGGTACGCGGAGACCGGCTTCACCGAACCGGGCGCCTTCGCCGACCGGCTCGTGGTCCCCGCCCGGCTGCTGCACCTGCTGCCCGAGCGGGCGGACCTGAGGGCCGCCGCGCTGCTCGAACCGGCGGCGGTGGTCGCGGCGGCGGTCCGGGCCGGGCGCCCGCGCCCCGGGGAGCGGACGGCGGTCGTCGGCGCCGGCACCCTCGGGCTGCTCGCCACGCAGTGGCTCGCCGCCTCCTCCCCCGCCGCGCTGGCCGTCATCGAGCCGCGTGCGGCCCGGGCCGAACGGGCCCGCGACTTCGGCGCGACGCTCGTCCTTGACCCGGCGAACGCCACGGCCGCGCACGGGGAGTTCGACCTGGTGGTGGAGACCGCCGGAGCCCCCACCACGGCCGCCTCGGCCTGCCTGCTGGCCCGCCGGGGCGGCCGGGTGGTGCTCACCGGCATGTTCGCGGAGGGAGCCACGGGCATCGACCCGGTGCACCTCTCGCTGAACCAGCTGGAGTTGCGGAGCGTCTTCGGCGCCTCGTCGGCCGCCTGGGCGGACGCGGTCCGGGCCTTCGCGACCGGACTGCTCGACCCGGCGCCGCTCGTCACCCACGAGTTCCCGCTCGACCGCTTCACCGAGGCGCTCGCCCTGGTCGGCGGCGGAGACCCGACGGTCGGCAAGGTCCTGCTGAGGCCCTGA
- a CDS encoding IclR family transcriptional regulator has translation MGRLVPAVTRAFDILELFLQGDGTLSAPEITRRLGLPRTTTHELVSTLSARNYLVPVPEQPGRFRLGVRTYQLGSRYAEQLDLAAEGREVAQDVADTCGETVHVALLEDADVIYVAKVDSTHAVRMVSAAGRRLPAHCTAVGKMLLAMLPADELDELLDGRELVGMTPNSITDPDVLRAALAEIAILGVAVEQRESNPDVSCVAAPVRDRSGRVVAALSVSVPVTRWDEARENELTALAVRGAGELSARLGHRGGVR, from the coding sequence ATGGGACGACTCGTACCCGCGGTGACCAGGGCGTTCGACATTCTGGAGCTCTTCCTCCAGGGGGACGGCACGCTCTCCGCCCCCGAGATCACCCGCCGGCTCGGGCTGCCCCGCACCACCACCCACGAACTGGTCTCCACGCTCTCCGCCCGCAACTACCTCGTCCCGGTGCCGGAACAGCCCGGCCGCTTCCGGCTCGGCGTGCGCACGTACCAGCTCGGCAGCCGGTACGCCGAGCAGCTCGACCTCGCCGCGGAGGGCCGCGAGGTGGCCCAGGACGTGGCCGACACCTGCGGCGAGACGGTCCACGTCGCGCTCCTGGAGGACGCCGACGTCATCTACGTCGCCAAGGTGGACTCCACCCACGCCGTCCGCATGGTGTCGGCGGCCGGCCGGCGGCTCCCCGCCCACTGCACGGCGGTCGGCAAGATGCTCCTCGCCATGCTCCCGGCCGACGAGCTCGACGAACTCCTCGACGGGCGCGAGCTGGTCGGCATGACGCCGAACAGCATCACCGACCCGGACGTGCTGCGGGCCGCGCTCGCCGAGATCGCCATCCTCGGCGTCGCCGTCGAGCAGCGCGAGTCCAACCCGGACGTCTCCTGCGTCGCCGCGCCGGTCCGCGACCGCTCGGGGCGGGTCGTCGCCGCGCTCTCCGTCTCCGTCCCGGTCACCCGCTGGGACGAGGCCCGCGAGAACGAGCTGACGGCCCTCGCCGTGCGCGGCGCCGGCGAACTCTCCGCCCGCCTCGGGCACCGCGGCGGGGTGCGCTGA